The Rhabdothermincola salaria genome segment CACGAGGTCCTGGTCGACCTGCGTCGGGCCCGCACCCACATGGCCGCCGTCGTCGACGAGTACGGCGGCACGGCCGGCATCATCACCCTCGAGGACGTCATCGAGGAGATCGTCGGCGAGATCGACGACGAGCACGACCCGCTGCCCAAGCTCACCCAGGCCCGGCGTCGCGGCGAGTACGTGGTGTCGGGCACCCTGCACGCCGACGAGGTCTTCGACCTGGTGGGCCTCGAGATCCCGCAAGGGGAGTACGAGACCATCGCCGGGTTCGTGCTCGACCGACTGGGCCACGTGCCCGAGGTGGGCGAGAGGGTCGCCGAGGGCGAGTGGACCATCGAGGTGGTGGCCATGGACCGTCGCCGCATCGCCGAGGTCCGCCTGGCCCCGCGACCCGACGCCGGGCCCGATGACGACCGGCCCCGCGACGGCCGGCCTCGCGACGACAGGACGGGCTCGTGAACGTCTGGGCGCTCGCCGCCGTCGTCGTGCTGCTCGTCGTGAACGGCTACTTCGTGGCGCTCGAGTTCGCGGTCGTGGGCTCGCGGCGCAGCCGCCTCGAGCCGTTGGCCGAGGCCGGTGACCGTCGCGCCCAGCACGGCCTCGAGGCCATCGCCGACCTCAGCACCCGTCTGGCCGGCGCCCAGCTGGGCATCACCGTCGCCTCCCTGCTGCTGGGCATGGTCGGCGAGCCGGCGGTGGCCGCCGGCTTCGAGATGCTCTTCGAGAACGTCGACGCCATCCCTGAGGGGGCCGTCCACGCCATCTCCTTCGCCGTGGCGTTGGCCATCGTGGTCTTCCTGCACATGGTGATCGGCGAGATGGTGCCCAAGAACCTGGCCCTGGCCGACCCCGAACGGGCCCTGAAGGCGCTGGCGGGCATCGACCGGGCGTTCCTCAAGCTGGCCCGCCCGGTGGTGCGGCTGCTCAACGCCTTCGGCAACGTGGTCGTGCGCCTCACCGGGGTCGAGCCCCGCGACGAGATCGCCAGCGCCCGCACCGCCGAGGAGCTGGCCGCCGTCGTGGCCACCTCACGCGAGGGCGGGGCGATCGAGGACTTCGCCGCCGACCTGCTCACCGGGGTCCTCGACTTCTCGGGGCGCACCGTCGACTCGGTCATGGTGCACCGCGACCAGGTCTGCGCTCTCCCTCGCGACACCACCGTCGCCGAGGCCG includes the following:
- a CDS encoding hemolysin family protein, with the protein product MNVWALAAVVVLLVVNGYFVALEFAVVGSRRSRLEPLAEAGDRRAQHGLEAIADLSTRLAGAQLGITVASLLLGMVGEPAVAAGFEMLFENVDAIPEGAVHAISFAVALAIVVFLHMVIGEMVPKNLALADPERALKALAGIDRAFLKLARPVVRLLNAFGNVVVRLTGVEPRDEIASARTAEELAAVVATSREGGAIEDFAADLLTGVLDFSGRTVDSVMVHRDQVCALPRDTTVAEAEAMVVERAHTRLPLTGPGGLDDVMGFVHAKDLLTLAAPAADRPIPLRLVRRMLVVPVDRSLEDVMLVMRRSRVHFALVQHFDGTTAGIVTLDDLLEELVGDLVDGRHERDADTGEATGDDRTGGHEEPWV